In the genome of Triticum urartu cultivar G1812 chromosome 5, Tu2.1, whole genome shotgun sequence, one region contains:
- the LOC125511524 gene encoding scarecrow-like protein 6, whose product MPTQQLTTFQLLPPAHAHGDRRQHQHQQLACGGGLWDPASVLDRRASPAAHPTLSSPSPLPAGVAALAKNVSAAPPAQAQAWPPPPPGPGANDDDAKDDWVHHLPPLDMAGWGDPHAAAMQEPHPPPSSQDSTFLRWIIGGGDDDDDDSGAAMDGTDPPDLDLDRITMLPRHPPPLMGGAGHGLPFTLAGEDTKQPFRASPGAALHQQQHHLPHAFHGGAFPSFDPAAPAKRQQQQHPMAGAAPPKLPPFAGHGAAAALKPKAEAPVDDGAAAAAVDQLTEAARLVEAGDAYGAREILARLNHRLPAAPAAGTPLLRSAFYFKEALSVALDTTGAHASSAAVASTPVDVLLKLGAYKAFSELSPVLQFAHFTCVQAVLDELGGAGCIHVLDFDIGVGEQWASLMQELAQRRPGAALKVTALVLPSTHHPLELQLIHENLANFAAELGVPFQFVVFNLDSVDPTELLAIAGGDAIAVHLPVGSVHAAAVPSVLHLVRRLGAKLVISVDRSGDRGELPFAAHLLQAFQSCAFLLESLDAVGTEPDVASKIERFLIQPKIESCVMRRHQAAAAGDKLLPWRTMFTSAGFVPVHISNFAEAQADSLLKKVPVRGFRVEKRAGSLVLHWQRAELVSVSAWRC is encoded by the coding sequence ATGCCCACGCAGCAGCTCACGACATTCCAGCTGCTCCCGCCCGCCCACGCGCACGGCGACCGCCGCCAGCACCAGCACCAGCAGCTCGCCTGCGGCGGCGGCCTCTGGGACCCCGCGTCGGTGCTCGACCGCCGGGCCAGCCCCGCCGCGCATCCCACGCTGTCTTCCCCCTCGCCCCTGCCCGCCGGCGTGGCGGCCCTCGCCAAGAACGTCTCCGCGGCCCCGCCGGCACAGGCGCAGgcatggccgccgccgccgccgggcccCGGGGCCAACGACGACGACGCCAAGGACGACTGGGTCCACCACCTCCCGCCCCTCGACATGGCCGGCTGGGGCGACCCCCACGCCGCCGCCATGCAGGAGCCGCACCCGCCGCCCTCCTCGCAGGACAGCACCTTCCTCCGCTGGATCATCGGCGGcggggacgacgacgacgacgactccGGGGCCGCCATGGACGGCACTGACCCCCCGGATCTTGACCTCGACCGCATCACCATGCTCccccgccacccgccgccgctcATGGGGGGCGCGGGCCACGGCCTCCCGTTCACGCTCGCCGGCGAGGACACCAAGCAGCCCTTCCGCGCCTCGCCGGGCGCCGCCCTGCATCAGCAGCAGCACCACCTGCCGCACGCGTTCCACGGCGGCGCGTTCCCTTCCTTCGACCCGGCGGCGCCGGCcaagcggcagcagcagcagcacccGATGGCCGGCGCGGCGCCGCCCAAGCTGCCCCCCTTCGCCGGCCACGGCGCTGCGGCCGCCCTCAAGCCCAAGGCGGAGGCGCCGGTCGACGACGGcgcggccgcggcggcggtggACCAGCTCACCGAGGCGGCCAGGCTCGTCGAGGCCGGCGACGCCTACGGCGCGCGCGAGATATTGGCACGGCTCAATCACCGGCTCCCCGCCGCCCCCGCGGCCGGGACGCCACTGCTCCGCTCCGCCTTCTACTTCAAGGAGGCTCTGAGCGTTGCCCTGGACACCACCGGCGCCCACGCCTCCTCGGCGGCCGTGGCGTCCACGCCCGTCGACGTCCTCCTCAAGCTCGGCGCCTACAAGGCCTTCTCCGAGCTCTCCCCGGTGCTCCAGTTCGCGCACTTCACCTGCGTGCAGGCCGTGCTCGACGAGCTCGGCGGCGCCGGCTGCATccacgtgctcgacttcgacaTCGGCGTCGGCGAGCAGTGGGCGTCGCTGATGCAGGAGCTGGCGCAGCGCCGCCCCGGCGCCGCGCTCAAGGTGACCGCATTGGTGCTGCCGTCGACGCACCACCCGCTCGAGCTGCAGCTCATCCACGAGAACCTCGCCAACTTCGCCGCCGAGCTCGGGGTCCCcttccagttcgtcgtgttcaACCTCGACTCCGTGGACCCCACGGAGCTCCTCGCCATTGCCGGCGGCGACGCGATCGCGGTCCACCTTCCCGTCGGCTCAGTTCACGCCGCCGCGGTGCCGTCGGTCCTTCACCTGGTGAGGCGGCTCGGCGCCAAGCTTGTCATCTCGGTCGACCGCAGTGGTGACCGCGGCGAGCTGCCGTTCGCGGCGCACCTGCTCCAGGCATTCCAGTCGTGCGCGTTCCTGCTCGAGTCCCTGGACGCCGTGGGCACCGAACCGGATGTGGCGAGCAAGATCGAGCGCTTCCTGATCCAGCCAAAGATCGAGAGCTGCGTGATGAGGAGGCACCAGGCCGCGGCCGCCGGCGACAAGCTGCTGCCATGGCGGACAATGTTCACCTCGGCCGGGTTCGTGCCGGTGCACATAAGCAACTTCGCCGAGGCGCAGGCCGACTCGCTCCTGAAGAAGGTGCCGGTGAGGGGCTTCCGCGTGGAGAAGCGCGCCGGATCGCTGGTCCTGCATTGGCAGCGCGCGGAGCTGGTGTCGGTGTCGGCGTGGAGATGCTGA